From a single Glycine soja cultivar W05 chromosome 19, ASM419377v2, whole genome shotgun sequence genomic region:
- the LOC114399046 gene encoding ankyrin-3-like: MTVFSAKQVFPVDYEETEVSQRLLEASHSGDLSLAFRCIVDPSVDVNFAGAVTLKIASTDLLLLPESPSQVRLDFQEFISDVSPLFLAVHAAHAALVRKLLSVGADVNQRLFRGFATTAAVREGHFNILEILLKAGASQPACEEALIEASCHGQAGCLELLMSSDFIRPHVAVHALVTASCRGFVDVVETLIKCGVDSSATDRVLLQSLKPSLHINVDCTALVAAVIHRQVPVVDLLLQNGVRLDFEVRLGAWSWDTSTGEELRVGAGLGEPYGITWCAVEYFEKSGAILRLLLQHASSKPHSGRTLLHHAILCGNVEAVKVLLECGADVESPVKTTSKTRFLPIHMASRIGLPTIIQCLIDFGCDLNSTTDSGDSALMICAKYKQEECLKVLTRAGADFGLVNIAGQSASSIAKSDNWSLGFQQAVLDTIRRGKIPKSSNATTFSPLIFVAQAGDTEALKIVIESGAFDVDYQDDSGFSAVMHAASKGHVDSFRLLVYAGADVKLCNKSGETAITLSEMNLNCDLFEKVMLEFELEKGNINAGGFYALHRAARRGDLDAVTLLTSKGYDVNAPDGEDYTPLMLAAREGHASICELLISYGAHCNAKNARGETALLLARKVTGGKSDAEAVILNELARKLVLGGAYVLKHTKGGKGSPHGKQMQMLGSAGVLCWGKSSRRNVVCCEAELGPSSTLRRNRYKKGDAEEPGMFRVLTSKSREVHFVCDGGLEVAELWVRGIKLVTKEAIFHKQRSV, from the exons ATGACGGTGTTCTCCGCCAAGCAGGTGTTCCCGGTGGACTACGAGGAGACCGAAGTGTCACAGCGCCTCCTCGAAGCCTCCCACTCCGGCGATCTCTCCCTGGCATTCCGCTGCATTGTCGATCCCTCCGTCGACGTCAACTTCGCCGGCGCCGTCACGCTCAAGATCGCCTCCACCGACCTCCTCCTCCTCCCGGAGTCCCCCAGCCAAGTCCGCCTCGACTTCCAGGAATTCATCTCCGACGTCTCGCCGCTCTTCCTCGCCGTCCACGCCGCCCACGCCGCCCTCGTCAGAAAGTTACTG AGTGTGGGAGCTGATGTAAACCAGAGGCTCTTCAGAGGCTTTGCAACAACTGCAGCAGTGAGGGAGGGTCACTTTAATATTCTTGAAATCTTACTTAAAGCAGGGGCATCACAACCAGCATGTGAAGAAGCTCTTATAGAGGCAAGTTGCCATGGTCAAGCAGGGTGTTTAGAATTGCTCATGAGCTCTGATTTCATCCGACCTCATGTTGCTGTACATGCTCTTGTCACTGCAAGCTGCAGGGGGTTTGTTGATGTGGTTGAGAcgctcataaag TGTGGTGTGGATTCAAGTGCAACAGACCGGGTGCTTTTACAGTCACTTAAGCCTTCTCTCCACATAAATGTGGATTGTACTGCACTTGTTGCTGCTGTAATTCATAGGCAGGTTCCCGTTGTTGATTTGCTATTGCAG AATGGTGTGAGGTTAGACTTTGAGGTGAGGCTTGGAGCATGGTCATGGGACACTTCTACTGGTGAAGAGCTTCGTGTTGGTGCTGGGCTGGGAGAACCTTATGGCATAACCTGGTGTGCAGTCGAGTATTTTGAAAAAAGTGGTGCTATTCTACGCTTGCTCCTGCAACATGCCTCCTCCAAACCTCACAGTGGAAGGACCCTTCTACATCATGCCATACTCTGTGGCAATGTTGAGGCTGTCAAGGTGCTCTTAGAATGTGGTGCGGATGTGGAATCCCCAGTTAAAACTACCAGCAAGACTCGTTTCCTTCCTATACACATGGCATCTCGGATAGGCTTACCAACAATTATTCAATGCCTTATTGATTTTGGTTGTGATTTGAACTCCACAACAGACTCTGGTGACTCAGCTTTGATGATCTGTGCAAAATATAAACAAGAAGAGTGTCTCAAAGTACTGACAAGGGCTGGTGCTGATTTTGGCTTGGTGAATATTGCTGGTCAATCTGCAAGTTCAATCGCTAAGTCGGACAATTGGTCACTTGGTTTTCAACAAGCAGTGTTGGATACAATCAGAAGAGGCAAGATACCCAAATCCAGCAATGCTACTACTTTTTCGCCTTTAATATTTGTAGCTCAAGCTGGAGATACTGAGGCATTGAAAATTGTCATTGAATCGGGAGCATTTGATGTTGACTATCAAGATGACAGTGGTTTCTCTGCAGTTATGCATGCTGCTTCAAAGGGCCATGTGGATTCTTTTCGATTGCTGGTATATGCTGGAGCTGATGTAAAGTTGTGCAATAAATCTGGTGAAACAGCAATAACCCTATCTGAAATGAATCTGAACTGTGATTTATTCGAAAAGGTCATGCTTGAGTTTGAGCTTGAAAAGGGCAATATCAATGCTGGTGGATTCTATGCTTTACATCGTGCAGCTCGTCGTGGTGACTTGGATGCTGTTACATTGCTCACCAGCAAAGGTTATGATGTCAATGCCCCTGATGGAGAGGACTACACTCCCCTCATGTTAGCAGCAAGGGAAGGCCATGCATCCATTTGCGAGCTTCTAATTTCATATGGTGCCCATTGTAATGCCAAAAACGCTCGAGGGGAAACTGCACTTTTACTCGCAAGGAAAGTCACAGGAGGGAAAAGCGATGCAGAGGCTGTTATACTAAATGAACTTGCTCGTAAATTGGTATTAGGTGGTGCCTATGTTCTGAAGCACACCAAAGGTGGTAAGGGCTCTCCCCATGGGAAACAAATGCAAATGTTGGGATCTGCCGGTGTGCTGTGTTGGGGGAAGTCAAGCCGGAGAAATGTGGTTTGCTGTGAGGCAGAGTTAGGGCCAAGCTCAACATTACGCAGAAATAGGTACAAGAAAGGTGATGCAGAAGAACCTGGAATGTTTAGGGTGCTTACTAGCAAGAGCAGGGAAGTGCATTTTGTATGTGATGGGGGGTTAGAAGTTGCTGAGCTTTGGGTTAGGGGTATTAAACTTGTAACCAAAGAGGCTATTTTTCATAAGCAGAGATCGGTCTAA